A region from the Acipenser ruthenus chromosome 13, fAciRut3.2 maternal haplotype, whole genome shotgun sequence genome encodes:
- the LOC117418178 gene encoding leucine-rich repeat-containing protein 18-like, with amino-acid sequence MGKGKKKAGPTGKKITLKLAKNSLRMTADGKRRLDLSNMGIATFPKCILKLADVDELDLSRNMLQKIPDYIEDFKNLRWLDFHSNRIETLPETIGQLENLFYLNLCNNKLTAASLPLQLGQLKKLRHLNLGMNGFECVPSTLAALKELQELGLFDNHLTGLPENIANLPKLMKVNVKRNPFLQTGDEEDRDTIQRLECLYLVNEDSMCKPCLKKCKEERDKLNKLKGFAPSARKLAFQGLLTPNSTAQETQEEWR; translated from the coding sequence ATGggcaaaggaaagaaaaaagcAGGACCTACAGGGAAAAAGATTACCCTTAAATTAGCCAAAAACTCATTAAGAATGACAGCTGATGGCAAGCGTCGACTAGACCTTAGTAACATGGGCATTGCAACCTTCCCCAAATGTATTCTAAAACTGGCAGATGTAGATGAGCTTGATCTCAGCAGAAATATGTTACAGAAGATTCCAGACTACATTGAAGATTTTAAGAATCTACGTTGGCTGGATTTCCACAGCAACCGGATAGAAACCCTTCCTGAGACCATTGGGCAACTCGAAAACCTCTTTTACCTTAACCTCTGCAACAACAAACTTACAGCAGCTTCTCTTCCACTGCAGTTAGGCCAGCTGAAGAAACTGCGCCATCTCAACCTTGGAATGAATGGTTTTGAATGCGTCCCATCAACTCTTGCTGCTCTGAAGGAGCTGCAGGAACTAGGCCTGTTTGACAACCACCTGACTGGCCTGCCTGAAAACATTGCTAATCTTCCCAAGCTCATGAAGGTAAATGTGAAACGGAACCCGTTCCTTCAGACTGGAGATGAAGAGGACAGAGACACCATCCAGCGTTTAGAGTGTCTGTATCTAGTCAATGAAGATAGCATGTGTAAGCCCTGCCTCAAGAAGTGCAAAGAAGAAAGAGATAAGTTAAACAAACTGAAGGGCTTTGCTCCTTCTGCAAGGAAGCTGGCTTTCCAAGGTCTCCTTACCCCGAATTCCACAGCACAGGAAACCCAAGAAGAGTGGAGGTGA